A DNA window from Paenibacillus andongensis contains the following coding sequences:
- a CDS encoding FAD-dependent oxidoreductase codes for MAQFDLQLQADVLIIGGGPSGAWAAITAAKEGAKVILVDKGYCGTSGATAPSGTGLWYVNPNADEREEAMKSREALGGYLADRGWMKKVLDQTYTNTNQIAAWGYPFPLDETGTSHRKSLQGPEYMKLMRKQVQKAGVRILDHSPALELLADEHGVAGATGVNNQTKDTWRVDATSVVIATGGCAFLSKALGTNVLTGDGYLLAAEAGANLSGMEFSTAYSLAPAFSPVTKSAFYTWATFYYEDGSIIEGAGSQKGRSVIARTLLTQQVFARIDKADEIVKKAMRQAQPNFFLSFDRLGIDPFTQKFPVTLRFEGTVRGTGGIHIIDETCATEVPGLYAAGDAATRELICGGFTGGGSHNAAWAMSSGYFSGEASAKYALKLGAAASNRKAKGLSEATGVPKQATTRSDSPDTQEIIKAVQAEVFPYDRNWFRTGEGLQDSLERLNHLWHELKQGIQASNGNVVRVREAAAMTATARWMYTSGLERKETRGMHRREDFPRVDQDQQYRIISGGLDSTWAKPLVDPSFSSVKKEAVV; via the coding sequence ATGGCTCAATTTGATTTGCAGCTTCAAGCGGATGTACTAATTATTGGTGGAGGACCTTCTGGCGCATGGGCGGCCATTACAGCAGCCAAAGAAGGAGCGAAAGTCATTCTGGTCGATAAAGGATATTGCGGGACGAGCGGCGCCACGGCACCATCAGGCACAGGCTTATGGTACGTGAATCCCAATGCGGATGAGCGTGAGGAAGCTATGAAGAGCAGGGAAGCGCTTGGCGGTTATTTAGCTGATCGCGGTTGGATGAAGAAAGTTCTAGATCAAACTTATACCAATACGAATCAAATTGCTGCTTGGGGGTATCCATTCCCGCTCGACGAAACGGGAACTTCGCACCGGAAGAGCTTGCAGGGGCCTGAATACATGAAGTTGATGCGCAAGCAAGTGCAGAAAGCAGGAGTTCGTATTCTGGACCACAGCCCGGCGCTCGAACTGCTAGCTGATGAGCATGGTGTTGCAGGGGCAACTGGGGTGAACAACCAAACGAAAGATACATGGCGTGTGGATGCGACTTCCGTCGTGATTGCAACGGGCGGATGTGCTTTCCTTAGTAAGGCTCTGGGTACAAATGTCTTGACAGGGGATGGGTACTTGCTCGCGGCTGAAGCGGGGGCTAACTTATCGGGCATGGAATTTTCCACCGCTTATTCGTTAGCGCCGGCCTTTTCTCCTGTAACGAAGTCTGCCTTTTATACGTGGGCAACATTTTACTATGAGGATGGCAGCATAATAGAAGGCGCGGGCTCGCAAAAGGGGCGTTCAGTGATTGCTCGAACGCTTCTGACGCAGCAAGTTTTCGCTAGAATCGATAAGGCTGATGAAATCGTCAAAAAAGCGATGCGTCAGGCGCAGCCTAACTTCTTTCTATCGTTCGATCGCCTAGGTATTGATCCGTTCACTCAAAAGTTTCCTGTCACTTTGCGGTTTGAAGGGACTGTAAGAGGTACTGGCGGTATCCATATTATTGATGAAACGTGTGCGACGGAAGTACCTGGACTTTATGCAGCAGGAGATGCAGCGACAAGAGAGCTAATCTGCGGTGGATTTACGGGAGGCGGAAGTCACAACGCAGCTTGGGCTATGTCCTCGGGCTATTTCTCAGGTGAAGCTTCGGCTAAATATGCGCTGAAACTGGGTGCAGCAGCTTCAAATAGGAAGGCTAAAGGATTGTCCGAGGCTACAGGTGTACCTAAACAAGCAACGACAAGATCCGATTCACCTGATACGCAAGAAATTATCAAAGCGGTTCAAGCTGAAGTATTCCCGTATGACCGTAATTGGTTCCGTACAGGAGAAGGCTTGCAAGATTCGCTGGAGCGCTTGAATCATCTTTGGCATGAGCTGAAGCAGGGCATTCAAGCGAGTAATGGGAATGTTGTACGTGTTCGTGAAGCTGCTGCAATGACGGCCACAGCGAGATGGATGTACACCAGTGGTTTGGAACGTAAGGAAACACGCGGCATGCATCGCCGGGAGGATTTCCCTCGTGTTGATCAAGACCAGCAGTATCGCATCATTAGTGGTGGTTTGGATTCAACATGGGCGAAGCCTTTAGTTGACCCATCCTTTTCAAGCGTCAAAAAGGAGGCTGTTGTGTAA
- a CDS encoding ABC transporter ATP-binding protein, with the protein MHIEVKNLNKHFGQFHAIKDVNFSITKGHLVGLIGPSGGGKTSILRMLSGLESPTTGDIYFDGKLATHLPVQERGIGFVFQSYALFKHMTVFENVAYGLKVLKKPKDFIQDRVTYLLGLMGLAGSERKYPHQLSGGQRQRVAFARALAPEPQLLLLDEPFAAIDAKIRKELRVWLRNLIDEFKVTTLFVTHDQDEAIEVADEIILVQGGKIEQQGSPWEIYTKPASSFVASFIGESNIISQYTPLIGFPYLEELQKDGQWLPDVNVMIRPESIEVRNHDVSHLATAGEKGKVTHAHFRGDSWYLEIDTGAIKLFAYQSVKEKIYQPGDEVNILIHHISVFTKTDNKLIENQAKQDPLPVFI; encoded by the coding sequence ATGCACATCGAAGTCAAGAACCTTAATAAACATTTCGGGCAGTTTCATGCCATCAAGGACGTTAATTTCAGCATTACGAAAGGTCATCTGGTAGGTTTGATAGGGCCAAGCGGAGGCGGTAAAACATCCATTCTTCGCATGCTGTCAGGATTAGAAAGCCCCACTACTGGCGATATTTACTTCGACGGGAAACTAGCGACACATCTTCCGGTTCAAGAAAGAGGAATTGGCTTCGTGTTTCAAAGCTATGCGCTCTTCAAGCATATGACCGTTTTTGAAAATGTGGCCTATGGCTTGAAGGTTCTGAAAAAACCTAAAGACTTCATTCAAGATCGCGTTACTTATCTTCTAGGTTTGATGGGGCTTGCCGGTAGTGAGCGCAAATACCCTCATCAGCTTTCTGGCGGTCAACGCCAACGGGTTGCCTTCGCAAGAGCTTTAGCACCCGAACCTCAACTGCTTTTGCTTGATGAACCTTTTGCAGCCATTGACGCTAAAATTCGAAAAGAGCTCCGCGTTTGGCTGAGAAACCTCATCGATGAGTTTAAAGTAACTACCCTATTCGTTACGCATGATCAAGATGAAGCCATCGAAGTTGCGGACGAAATCATTCTTGTTCAAGGCGGAAAAATTGAGCAGCAAGGAAGTCCTTGGGAGATTTACACGAAGCCTGCATCCTCTTTTGTAGCCTCGTTTATTGGAGAATCTAATATTATTTCGCAATATACCCCACTAATCGGGTTTCCTTACTTGGAAGAATTACAGAAGGATGGTCAATGGCTTCCAGACGTTAACGTAATGATTCGACCAGAATCCATTGAAGTTCGCAACCATGATGTTTCTCATCTCGCAACAGCTGGGGAAAAAGGGAAAGTAACGCATGCTCATTTCCGAGGGGATTCCTGGTATTTGGAAATTGATACAGGGGCTATCAAGCTATTTGCTTATCAGTCCGTGAAGGAAAAGATTTATCAACCTGGTGATGAGGTAAATATCCTCATTCATCACATCTCCGTGTTTACGAAAACGGACAATAAGTTGATTGAGAATCAGGCTAAACAAGATCCACTGCCTGTTTTTATATAA
- a CDS encoding sulfate ABC transporter permease subunit translates to MRKVLISISFLVIFLLIMLPFLGITFGAFEEGPQAFFDALVRPEALHAMKISFIIVVIVTILNAIVGIYISLEIVRGSWISRWLKPVINALIDLPFAVSPIIVGLMVILIFGPNTTFGTFMEDHNMKVVYAVPGMVLATMFITFPLMVREVVPLLEEIGTQSEEASATLGAGAWRTFLQITWPGIRWGVLYGLILTIARALGEFGSILVVSGNIINQTQTATTLVYQDAEQFHLVAANSVAFVLGLISISILLALEWLKRRSEKLRSH, encoded by the coding sequence ATGAGAAAAGTATTGATCAGTATTTCCTTTCTCGTTATTTTCTTACTTATTATGTTGCCTTTTCTTGGTATTACCTTTGGTGCTTTTGAGGAAGGCCCGCAAGCTTTTTTCGACGCTCTTGTTCGACCTGAAGCGCTGCATGCCATGAAAATTTCTTTCATTATCGTCGTGATTGTAACCATTCTTAATGCCATTGTCGGCATTTACATTTCCTTAGAAATTGTCAGAGGTTCTTGGATCTCTCGCTGGTTGAAGCCTGTCATCAATGCACTTATTGATCTCCCATTTGCTGTATCTCCTATCATTGTCGGTTTAATGGTTATCTTGATTTTCGGTCCAAATACGACTTTTGGGACTTTTATGGAAGATCACAATATGAAAGTTGTTTATGCTGTACCCGGCATGGTCTTAGCAACGATGTTCATAACTTTCCCTCTGATGGTACGTGAAGTGGTGCCTTTACTTGAAGAGATTGGTACACAGTCGGAAGAAGCTTCTGCTACACTAGGCGCTGGTGCTTGGCGTACATTCCTTCAAATTACATGGCCAGGTATTCGTTGGGGCGTGCTGTACGGTCTCATCTTAACGATCGCAAGAGCACTTGGCGAGTTTGGATCGATCTTAGTCGTATCCGGCAATATCATTAATCAGACGCAAACGGCGACAACCCTTGTTTATCAAGATGCCGAACAATTCCACCTCGTGGCAGCGAACAGCGTTGCTTTCGTCTTAGGTCTCATATCGATTTCTATTTTATTAGCACTTGAGTGGTTGAAAAGAAGAAGTGAAAAATTGAGAAGCCATTAA
- a CDS encoding ATP-binding cassette domain-containing protein yields the protein MSIKSGGTQLHIRNVNKSFGQTHVLSGIDLSIKQGEFVAIVGRSGCGKSTLLRLIAGLDEASSGAILLDAQAINGIHEDTRVLFQEHRLLPWKKNIDNVRIGVKSGDKEVAFKALQQVGLEHKRDDWPAVLSGGQRQRVALARALAGNPRLLLLDEPLGALDALTRIEMQQLIEQLWLEKQFTVLLVTHDVSEAVALADRVIIIEDGKIGLDLKISLSRPREHDSGFAYYEKTILDRLLVKQPYEQVRAAADAFSI from the coding sequence ATGAGCATTAAAAGCGGAGGCACGCAGCTGCACATTCGGAATGTAAACAAATCATTTGGTCAAACACATGTATTATCGGGGATTGATTTATCGATTAAACAAGGTGAATTTGTAGCAATCGTAGGTCGAAGCGGATGTGGAAAAAGTACGTTACTTCGTTTAATTGCAGGACTCGATGAAGCGTCAAGCGGTGCCATCTTATTAGATGCTCAAGCGATCAATGGTATTCACGAAGATACGAGAGTGCTGTTTCAGGAACACCGTCTGCTGCCATGGAAAAAGAATATCGATAACGTGCGGATCGGTGTTAAATCCGGCGACAAAGAAGTCGCCTTTAAAGCACTCCAGCAGGTTGGGCTAGAGCATAAGCGGGATGATTGGCCTGCTGTCCTCTCCGGTGGTCAAAGGCAGCGTGTAGCCTTGGCAAGAGCATTGGCTGGCAATCCGCGTCTGTTGCTTTTAGATGAACCGTTAGGCGCTTTGGATGCTTTAACTCGCATTGAAATGCAGCAGCTTATTGAGCAGTTATGGTTGGAGAAGCAATTTACTGTCCTGTTGGTCACACATGATGTGAGTGAAGCTGTAGCGTTAGCGGACAGAGTCATTATTATCGAAGATGGGAAAATAGGGCTGGACTTAAAGATCTCGCTTTCTCGACCTAGAGAGCATGATAGTGGATTCGCTTATTATGAGAAGACCATTTTGGATAGGCTTCTTGTCAAGCAACCGTATGAGCAGGTAAGAGCTGCGGCAGATGCATTCTCAATTTAA
- the cysT gene encoding sulfate ABC transporter permease subunit CysT: protein MGNKVFKATVRSVLIGYLLVLLVIPIGSIYMKGFSLGWDPFWKEVTGPLAWKSIVLTMKLSVVSTIIQAIVGTIIAYVLVRYTFRGKSILNSMVDLPFSLPTSVAGLMFLTLLGPSSPLGVWLDHVGIKLLYNQTAIVIGLVFVTFPFVIRTVQPLLEQIDPAEEQASFTLGAGRFYTFCRIVFPAIFPGIIAGSMLAFSRSLAEFGAISLISGNLPGKTMVASVYIYGETQNFNPEGAAAISLVLLTLSVLILWIINVLTRGKGRLA, encoded by the coding sequence GTGGGAAATAAGGTTTTTAAAGCTACGGTTCGATCTGTGCTTATCGGCTATTTGTTAGTACTTCTTGTCATCCCAATAGGTTCCATCTATATGAAAGGATTTTCGTTAGGTTGGGATCCATTTTGGAAAGAGGTTACAGGACCACTAGCCTGGAAGTCCATTGTGTTAACCATGAAGCTCAGTGTTGTCTCAACCATCATTCAAGCGATTGTAGGTACCATCATTGCTTATGTTCTCGTCCGCTATACGTTCCGCGGCAAAAGCATTTTAAACAGCATGGTAGATCTCCCCTTCTCGCTTCCGACTTCAGTAGCTGGTTTAATGTTCCTAACCCTACTAGGTCCTTCAAGTCCGCTAGGTGTCTGGCTCGACCACGTGGGAATTAAGCTGCTTTATAATCAAACGGCTATCGTAATCGGCCTTGTATTTGTTACCTTCCCTTTTGTCATTCGAACTGTTCAACCGTTGCTTGAACAAATCGATCCAGCAGAAGAACAAGCCAGTTTTACGCTTGGTGCGGGTAGATTTTACACCTTCTGTAGAATCGTATTCCCAGCTATTTTCCCAGGTATCATAGCCGGCAGCATGCTCGCCTTTTCTCGATCACTTGCCGAATTTGGAGCCATCTCCCTCATATCAGGTAATCTGCCCGGTAAAACGATGGTCGCATCGGTCTATATATATGGTGAAACACAGAACTTTAATCCCGAAGGCGCAGCCGCTATCTCTCTTGTGCTCCTTACATTGTCCGTCCTTATTCTCTGGATCATCAATGTACTGACACGCGGAAAGGGGCGCCTAGCATGA
- a CDS encoding ABC transporter permease subunit, which translates to MLANRTSSLTESKFWQPWVIPILILILWQVLGLSGWLSDRILPTPWEVLTALYGVIKDGTIFEYVAVSTKRAFLGFLIGGSIAFVIGLLNGIFPIAERYVDSSIQMVRTIPHLAMIPLVIMWFGIGETSKLFLVSLGVAFPIYLNTFHGIRSVDPGLVEMGKVYGLKGFALFTKVILPGALANILLGIRFSLGIMWLSLIVAETIAADSGIGYMATHAREFMQMDVVVLCVILYALLGKLSDLIAKYFENRWLKWHHNYLNKA; encoded by the coding sequence ATGCTAGCTAATCGCACTTCATCATTAACTGAATCAAAGTTTTGGCAGCCTTGGGTCATACCGATCCTCATTTTGATTCTATGGCAAGTTCTTGGCTTATCCGGGTGGTTATCTGACCGCATCCTGCCTACGCCTTGGGAGGTTTTAACGGCTTTATACGGTGTAATTAAAGATGGCACAATTTTCGAATATGTAGCAGTGAGCACGAAGCGGGCTTTTCTTGGGTTCCTGATTGGCGGGAGCATTGCATTCGTCATTGGTTTGCTAAATGGGATATTTCCAATCGCCGAACGATATGTAGATTCTTCTATCCAAATGGTGCGAACCATCCCGCACTTAGCGATGATTCCTCTTGTTATTATGTGGTTTGGTATTGGTGAGACCTCAAAGCTCTTCCTTGTTTCATTGGGAGTTGCTTTCCCCATATATCTCAATACGTTTCATGGGATTCGATCCGTCGATCCAGGTTTAGTTGAAATGGGTAAAGTGTATGGCCTTAAAGGGTTCGCGTTATTTACAAAAGTGATTTTACCAGGGGCGTTGGCGAATATTTTACTTGGCATCCGATTTTCATTAGGCATCATGTGGCTTAGTTTAATTGTAGCTGAAACGATTGCGGCTGATTCCGGAATTGGTTATATGGCAACGCATGCGAGGGAATTTATGCAAATGGATGTTGTCGTGTTATGTGTGATCTTGTATGCCTTGTTGGGGAAATTATCTGATTTAATTGCCAAGTATTTTGAAAATCGTTGGCTGAAGTGGCATCACAACTACTTGAATAAAGCCTAG